The window TCATCAATTCGCACATGATGATCTGCCAGGACCCCAAACTTATCCGCGCCGCCTCGCAGCGCATCCGCGACCACCACATTTGCGCCGAATGGGCACTGGACCAGACGGTGGACGCCATTGCCGCCGCGTTCTCGGCCATAGAGGACCCGTACATCCGCGAGCGGGTGCAGGACGTGCGCGCCGTTGCGGAACGCATCCAGACGCGCCTTGTGGGCCGCCACGCCGAACCGCTGCGCCCCCCGGACGAGCGCATCGTGCTCATGGCCCACGACTTGACCCCGGCAGACGCCATGGGCCTGCCCACGGTCAAGATCATGTCCTTTGCCACGGCGGAAGGCGGCAAGACCTCGCACACCGGCATTCTGGCGCGCAGCCTGCAAATCCCTGCCGTGGTCGGCGTCTCGTCGTTGGAAGAATCCATCACCGACGGTGACCTGGTCATCGTGGACGCCCTGCGCGGCCTCATCCTGGTGGACCCGGACGAGGCGGAACTGGCCGATTACACCGACCTCAAATATCAGTTCGAAAACTACCAGAAATCCATCCGCCGCCAGTCCACCCTGCCTGCGGAAACCCTGGACGGCTACCGCATCGACGTGCAGGCCAACATCGAACTGGTGGAGGAAGTGCCCCAGGTGCTGGACGGCGGCGCCGACGGCGTGGGCCTGTACCGCACCGAATACGCCTTTCTGAACCGCCGCACCTCGCCCACGGAAGAAGAACTGTACGACGAATATTCCCAGCTTGCCGGACTGCTTTCGCCCCGGCGGGTGGTGTTCCGCACGCTGGACGTGGGCGCGGACAAGATGCTGTCCGAGCAGACCCAGCTGGAAGAACCCAACCCGGCCCTGGGCCTGCGGGCCATCCGCTTCTGCCTGCGCCACCAGGAGGTGTTCCGGCGGCAGTTGCGGGCCATCCTGCGGGCCAGCGCGCACGGTTCCGCCTCGCTGCTGTTCCCCATGATCTCGGGACTGCACGAGCTGCGGCAGGCCAAGCACATCCTGAACGAGGTGCGCGCCGAACTGGACGCGGCGGGCCTGCCCTACGACCCGGACATGCCCGTGGGCATCATGGTGGAACTGCCCTCTGCCGTGCTGATTTCCGAGGCGCTGGCGCAGGAAGTGGACTTCTTCAGCATCGGCACCAACGACCTGATCCAGTATTCGCTGGGCATCGACCGGGGCAACAAACACGTCTCGTACCTGTACCAACCGCTGCACCCGGCCATCGTGCGGTCCATCAAGTATGTGGTGGATTCGGCCCACCGCATGGGCATTTCGGTGTGCGTGTGCGGCGAGGTGGCGTCCGACCCGTACTGCCTGCCCATACTGCTGGGCATGCAGATTGACGCCATATCCATTGCCCCGCAGGCCATACCGGGCATCAAGCACATCCTGCGGCGCACCAACATGGAAGAGTGCAAGGAACTCTTGCGCGACGTGCTGAGCGCGTCCACCGTCTCCACGATCAACCGCATGGTGAAGGAAACGATCTACAATCGGTTCCCGGAAGAGCTGACGTTCTTCTCGTCCATGCTGGACCAGGATGATTAGGGGCTGACGCCTTTCTCGCAGAGCGGGGCCGGATGGCGCATAGCTCCAATGCGCACGCACCTACGAAGACACGCCAGCCCGGTAGACCACGCCCGATTTCGTTATGCCTCCGGCGGGTTGGATTTAGGTTCAGCGCTGCTGCACCCGGCTTCTACGAAGACAGTCCAGCCCTGTTGAACACGCTCGATTTCGTTATGTCTCCGACGGGTTGGGTTTAGGTTCAGCGCTGCTGCACCCGGCTTCTACGAAGACAGTACAGCCCTGTTGAACACGCTCGATTTCGTTATGTCTCCGACGGGTTGGGTTTAGGTTCAGCGCTGCTGCACCCGGCTTCTACGAAGACAGT of the Nitratidesulfovibrio sp. genome contains:
- the ptsP gene encoding phosphoenolpyruvate--protein phosphotransferase; protein product: MAREILQGIAVSAGVSIGKAFFTNRRRRSASFEIIPPGAADSEVARLEQAASDVRDDLGRARDNVPAELRDHAAIINSHMMICQDPKLIRAASQRIRDHHICAEWALDQTVDAIAAAFSAIEDPYIRERVQDVRAVAERIQTRLVGRHAEPLRPPDERIVLMAHDLTPADAMGLPTVKIMSFATAEGGKTSHTGILARSLQIPAVVGVSSLEESITDGDLVIVDALRGLILVDPDEAELADYTDLKYQFENYQKSIRRQSTLPAETLDGYRIDVQANIELVEEVPQVLDGGADGVGLYRTEYAFLNRRTSPTEEELYDEYSQLAGLLSPRRVVFRTLDVGADKMLSEQTQLEEPNPALGLRAIRFCLRHQEVFRRQLRAILRASAHGSASLLFPMISGLHELRQAKHILNEVRAELDAAGLPYDPDMPVGIMVELPSAVLISEALAQEVDFFSIGTNDLIQYSLGIDRGNKHVSYLYQPLHPAIVRSIKYVVDSAHRMGISVCVCGEVASDPYCLPILLGMQIDAISIAPQAIPGIKHILRRTNMEECKELLRDVLSASTVSTINRMVKETIYNRFPEELTFFSSMLDQDD